From a region of the Castanea sativa cultivar Marrone di Chiusa Pesio chromosome 10, ASM4071231v1 genome:
- the LOC142613598 gene encoding protein EMBRYONIC FLOWER 1, which yields MERSIVVEENHCQSNVNTVSKSDGPLIQIDSISIDLVSAKDKSDAGKCEHFSIRGYVAEIRKKDWKRCYPFSLEGDQTESEEQTPFLPPLDVPKFRWWRCQNCLREVASKGAAKDNGTVLNCCSTKCRSNSTCSHVSSLGSAAVLLPGFQQAPKLVLDGRSVDANTSTKLGNDNHLLLCSDKKEKKVELANNTFIGNDIGTEDNVNKEIPKLTSAAPEVNSRMIQRSNANEAVAPKSKCNGSIEFYEPGCGSHVVADIELADRNLKCIVNDSAERCQIGTQTSPGDQHTELTKACQIVEFGSMVDEAPNAVKSHTTGNPSLEFDECDYEASENADIMVGDDLPDYHLDKSTGLLRRKTPKVRLLTELLGKNSDAKSDHIETDNPPSNGIPNASGGLDTLSIPQGHVAIQGNVKRTVIQNRKRKLDQDEEWRPPEITSSNNLNKKAQTWKGDAETTDAILGNESEDAFAEIGLKTDRNPTVGKKKNKKMQDVGADLSLAPPQANVQKGIQDKFGNTSKSNAVDTVSFRLAHDEFAGREMDTFPFVALRTEKKPKMCKKKNKNPQVDGGEAALFPLTNMLRNNPITRKNVDIMQTGSVTPFQSVQDSSTEKGLHLSLNSFLDVPRYDTEFIRRVEGGQPFLSPWQEGTPRVDQVLRKRIEINSVGESSVPSKSPTDAFSRKGVNCEVKSKITTFRIPFLNEMHNCTFGVEAGGCSQIHQMGYSGASNISKTSKAQEHSAVDKKHSDKKADKVSEQGTLDDIPMEIVELMAKNQYERCLHDADDKKRLSETTNNTGNGQMMDSANTYGNGELRLREELTHKRISQARNARNGVITTDKNVGPPKQKAVDYFSPIDRNHLNVNHLDQFQNPKEFRTFAQSQKNQSSGIQFSATSSSTHSRGQNCKWNGGMVGHGPSHATLQALGGCNTQQQPAPKQTEAAVHLWSPMIPNQIPFGYNMPQKGVAQSTNIDMLPQFPSSLHKGNMKTLKSDHDLKFLNLNAPSLEHNMSFGSETFGRNNAEYPLACKHNGIGLPQNLMDIYSNETIPAMHLLSLMDAGMRSGPTFNMGGTSKFPKRPSFPHDHNSKEFPRIEIGAYKTVDSIKHASSDYCSKNHFSEKSHGCFHCTPTVGASTSFQNDKGFQRASNFTGQVALKTQNKDKRKFSKSPTQSRGRRPENLVFPNASLGTDLGAIPVASVQKRVLGASDSAVFTQQYHGMENSTQRPKRSEICSINQNPADFSKPVPGNRYMIRGEDLKFEKATPQSRHSVCNLVGRKRHRNPKQTTIKERVQH from the exons ATGGAGAGGAGTATTGTGGTGGAGGAGAATCATTGTCAGAGCAATGTTAATACTGTCTCCAAGTCAGATGGGCCGCTTATTCAGATTGACTCGATATCTATAGATCTTGTTAGTGCAAAGGATAAGAGTGATGCCGGAAAGTGTGAGCATTTTTCTATACG TGGGTATGTTGCTGAGATTCGCAAAAAAGATTGGAAGAGATGTTATCCATTTTCTTTAGAGGGTGACCAGACTGAGTCTGAGGAGCAAACACCTTTTCTTCCCCCTTTAGATGTTCCAAAATTCAGATGGTGGCGTTGCCAAAATTGTCTACGTGAGGTTGCTAGTAAAGGTGCTGCAAAAGATAATGGAACAGTCTTGAATTGTTGTAGTACTAAATGTAGATCCAATAGCACTTGTTCCCATGTATCATCCCTGGGCAGTGCTGCTGTGCTTCTCCCAGGTTTCCAGCAAGCTCCCAAGCTAGTTCTTGATGGAAGATCAGTTGATGCCAATACTTCTACCAAATTGGGCAATGACAACCATCTTTTATTATGTAgtgataagaaagaaaagaaagttgaaCTTGCAAACAACACTTTTATTG ggaaTGACATTGGTACAGAAGATAATGTCAATAAGGAAATTCCCAAATTAACAAGTGCTGCGCCAGAAGTTAATTCAAGAATGATACAAAGAAGCAATGCAAATGAAGCAG TGGCTCCAAAGTCAAAATGCAATGGATCTATTGAATTTTATGAGCCAGGCTGTGGGAGTCATGTAGTCGCTGACATTGAGCTTGCTGATAGGAATCTCAAATGCATAGTTAATGATTCTGCTGAACGTTGTCAGATAGGAACACAAACTTCTCCAGGTGATCAACACACAGAGCTAACAAAAGCTTGTCAGATTGTTGAGTTTGGCAGTATGGTTGATGAGGCACCTAATGCTGTCAAGAGTCATACAACCGGAAACCCTTCTCTGGAATTTGATGAGTGTGATTATGAAGCATCTGAAAATGCTGATATTATGGTTGGCGATGATCTTCCGGATTATCATCTAGATAAGTCAACTGGTTTGCTCCGTAGAAAAACTCCAAAGGTGCGTCTGCTGACTGAATTGTTGGGTAAAAATAGTGATGCAAAGAGTGATCACATTGAGACAGATAATCCTCCATCCAATGGAATCCCCAATGCATCTGGAGGGTTAGATACACTTTCCATTCCCCAAGGACACGTGGCCATCCAAGGAAATGTTAAAAGGACTGTGATTCAGAATAGGAAAAGGAAGTTGGATCAGGATGAAGAGTGGAGACCTCCAGAAATAACCTCttcaaataatttgaataaaaaagcTCAGACATGGAAGGGAGATGCAGAGACAACTGATGCAATTTTGGGTAATGAATCTGAGGATGCATTTGCTGAAATAGGTTTAAAAACTGATCGAAATCCGACTGTAGgcaagaagaagaataagaagatgCAAGATGTTGGTGCTGATTTGTCATTAGCACCGCCCCAAGCAAATGTGCAAAAAGGAATTCAGGATAAATTTGGAAATACAAGTAAGAGCAATGCTGTTGATACTGTTTCTTTCAGATTAGCTCATGATGAATTTGCAGGCAGAGAAATGGACACTTTTCCTTTTGTTGCTCTAAGAACGGAAAAGAAGCCTAAAATGTgcaagaagaaaaacaagaacCCACAAGTCGATGGAGGTGAAGCTGCTCTTTTTCCTTTGACTAACATGCTCAGAAATAATCCAATTACACGGAAAAATGTAGATATCATGCAAACTGGTTCTGTTACTCCATTTCAATCTGTGCAAGATTCATCCACTGAAAAAGGGCTACATCTTTCTCTTAATAGCTTTTTGGATGTACCAAGATATGACACAGAATTTATTCGTCGGGTTGAAGGTGGTCAACCATTCTTGTCGCCTTGGCAAGAAGGCACTCCCAGAGTAGATCAGGTTTTGAGGAAACGTATAGAAATTAACAGTGTTGGAGAGTCAAGTGTTCCTTCTAAATCTCCTACAGATGCCTTTTCTAGAAAAGGAGTAAATTGTGAAGTCAAGAGCAAGATAACCACTTTTAGAATTCCATTCCTGAATGAGATGCATAACTGCACCTTTGGGGTTGAGGCTGGGGGATGTTCTCAAATTCACCAAATG gGTTATTCTGGTGCAAGCAACATTTCCAAAACTAGTAAAGCTCAGGAACATTCAGCAGTTGATAAGAAACATAGTGACAAAAAAGCTGACAAGGTGTCTGAGCAGGGAACTTTAGATGACATACCCATGGAAATTGTTGAACTCATGGCAAAAAATCAATATGAGAGGTGTCTTCATGATGCTGACGATAAGAAACGCCTGTCAGAAACAACCAATAATACAGGAAATGGTCAGATGATGGATTCTGCTAATACATATGGCAACGGGGAGTTGAGGTTACGGGAGGAACTTACTCACAAGCGAATATCGCAGGCTAGAAATGCAAGGAATGGTGTAATCACAACAGACAAAAATGTGGGACCCCCCAAACAAAAGGCAGTTGATTACTTTTCTCCTATTGATAGAAACCACTTGAATGTGAACCACCTGGATCAATTTCAGAACCCTAAAGAGTTTAGGACTTTTGCTCAGTCCCAAAAGAACCAATCCAGTGGAATCCAATTTTCTGCTACCAGTTCTAGCACACATAGTCGTGGTCAGAATTGCAAATGGAATGGAGGTATGGTGGGGCATGGGCCTTCTCATGCTACTTTGCAAGCCTTGGGAGGATGTAACACACAACAGCAGCCAGCTCCAAAACAGACTGAAGCAGCAGTTCATCTTTGGTCACCCATGATTCCTAATCAAATTCCCTTTGGATATAACATGCCTCAAAAGGGTGTAGCTCAGTCTACTAACATAGATATGCTTCCACAGTTTCCCAGTTCACTGCATAAGGGGAATATGAAAACATTGAAAAGTGATCATGATCTGAAGTTTTTGAATCTAAATGCTCCCAGCCTTGAGCACAATATGAGCTTTGGTTCTGAAACTTTTGGCAGGAATAATGCAGAGTACCCCTTAGCTTGCAAACACAACGGAATTGGGCTTCCCCAAAATTTGATGGATATATATTCTAATGAAACCATACCAGCCATGCATTTGCTCAGCCTCATGGATGCAGGGATGCGATCAGGTCCTACCTTCAATATGGGTGGAACATCAAAGTTCCCAAAGAGACCTTCCTTTCCTCATGATCATAATTCTAAGGAGTTTCCCAGAATTGAGATTGGTGCATATAAGACCGTGGATTCCATAAAACACGCATCATCTGACTATTGCAGTAAAAATCACTTTTCAGAAAAGTCCCATGGTTGTTTTCATTGCACTCCAACAGTTGGTGCATCTACTTCATTTCAGAATGATAAAGGTTTCCAAAGGGCTTCTAATTTTACAGGTCAAGTTGCCTTAAAGActcaaaacaaagacaaaagaaaattttcgaAATCACCCACACAGAGCAGAGGTCGTAGACCAGAAAATTTGGTATTTCCCAATGCTAGTTTAGGCACAGATCTTGGAGCTATTCCTGTTGCTAGTGTGCAGAAAAGAGTCCTTGGTGCATCTGATTCTGCAGTTTTTACCCAGCAATATCATGGGATGGAAAATTCAACCCAACGTCCAAAAAGGTCTGAAATTTGCAGTATCAATCAAAATCCAGCTGATTTTAGCAAACCAGTACCAGGAAATCGATACATGATTAGAGGTGAGGacctaaaatttgaaaaggCAACTCCTCAAAGCAGGCATTCTGTATGTAATTTGGTTGGGCGCAAGAGACATAGGAATCCCAAGCAGACTACTATCAAAGAACGTGTACAGCATTGA
- the LOC142612936 gene encoding L-gulonolactone oxidase 3, whose product MHTTWNWLLGVLHLVTWGSSSTLLTIYAMPPQSPVQCNTTGGCTLYSSYGVWGDRKDCHAPNVTYPTTEQELRSVVAYANHNKLKVKVVTKFSHTIPKLACPTSNSEASLLVSTEKYNSNIVVDKDNLVVTVDAGVGLRELIDKVEEAGLTLVAAPYWEGVSVGGLISTGAHGSSWWGKGGAVHDYVIGLSLIVPARPSEGYAKIIRLEAQDPLLNAAKVSLGLLGVISKVKLSLERGFKRSVTYNFTNDAHFEDVFMDHAKKYEFADITWYPSKNTAVYRYDERVLLNVSGNGVYDFIGFQSNLILISKSIRATEKTFENTRDVKGKCTLATTTVAAKKLVGNGLKNGLIFTGYPVIGQQGKMQTSGSCLYSSSSFSTCAWDPRINGLFFYETTAIFPAPKFGEFIRDVKKLRDLNPENFCGVDVYNGFLIRFIKASGAYLGQSEDSVVVDFNYYRASEASTPRLNQDVWEEVEQMAFFKYGAKPHWAKNRNLAFLDVQHKYPNFNRFIAARKQLDPQNMFSSEWSDEILFGKEAANKGDGCALEGQCICSEDRHCSPENGYFCKQGLVYKEARVCRYLQSLSDNEYFYGIRY is encoded by the exons ATGCACACTACTTGGAACTGGCTCCTTGGTGTTCTTCACCTTGTCACATGGGGTTCAAGTTCAACCCTCCTAACCATCTATGCCATGCCACCACAATCCCCAGTTCAATGCAACACAACTGGTGGCTGCACCCTCTACAGTTCCTATGGTGTATGGGGAGACAGAAAGGATTGCCATGCCCCAAATGTCACATACCCAACAACCGAACAAGAGCTCCGGTCAGTCGTGGCCTATGCCAATCATAATAAACTCAAGGTGAAAGTTGTGACCAAGTTTTCACATACCATACCGAAATTGGCCTGCCCCACATCAAATTCCGAAGCATCATTACTTGTAAGTACCGAAAAATATAACTCCAACATTGTAGTTGACAAGGACAATTTGGTTGTCACGGTTGATGCCGGAGTAGGATTGCGTGAACTGATTGATAAAGTGGAAGAAGCTGGACTGACTTTAGTGGCGGCGCCGTATTGGGAGGGTGTGAGTGTGGGAGGACTTATTAGCACTGGGGCACATGGAAGCTCATGGTGGGGAAAGGGAGGGGCTGTTCATGATTATGTTATTGGCCTTAGTCTTATTGTTCCTGCTAGACCATCTGAAGGATACGCCAAAATTATCAGATTAGAAGCACAAGATCCACTCCTTAATGCAGCTAAAGTATCATTGGGATTGTTGGGAGTTATCTCTAAG GTGAAGCTCTCACTAGAGAGAGGATTCAAAAGAAGCGTAACCTATAATTTCACGAACGATGCTCACTTTGAAGATGTATTCATGGACCATGCAAAGAAGTATGAATTCGCAGATATAACTTGGTATCCGTCAAAGAACACTGCAGTGTACAGATATGATGAAAGAGTTCTCTTAAACGTGTCTGGAAATGGGGTTTATGACTTCATTGGGTTTCAGTCCAATTTAATATTGATCTCCAAATCAATTAGAGCAACAG AAAAAACATTTGAGAATACAAGGGACGTGAAAGGTAAATGCACTCTAGCAACTACTACTGTGGCTGCCAAGAAGTTAGTGGGTAATGGGTTAAAGAATGGTCTAATCTTCACTGGTTATCCAGTAATAGGTCAACAGGGAAAAATGCAAACCTCAGGTTCATGTTTATATTCATCAAGCTCATTTAGTACATGTGCTTGGGACCCAAGAATTAATGGGCTCTTCTTTTATGAGACAACAGCAATATTCCCAGCTCCAAAGTTTGGAGAATTTATCCGTGATGTGAAAAAATTGAGAGACCTAAACCCAGAGAATTTTTGTGGGGTGGATGTCTATAATGGATTTCTAATACGTTTCATTAAGGCTTCTGGGGCATATCTTGGCCAATCTGAGGATTCTGTTGTGGTTGATTTCAATTATTATCGTGCTAGTGAGGCTTCAACACCAAGACTAAACCAAGATGTTTGGGAAGAAGTGGAGCAAATGGCATTCTTTAAGTACGGGGCTAAGCCACACTGGGCTAAAAATAGGAACCTAGCATTCTTGGATGTGCAGCACAAGTATCCAAATTTTAATAGGTTTATTGCTGCTAGAAAACAATTGGACCCTCAAAACATGTTCTCAAGCGAATGGTCAGATGAGATACTATTTGGGAAGGAAGCTGCAAATAAAGGTGATGGGTGTGCCTTAGAGGGACAGTGCATATGTTCTGAAGACCGGCATTGCAGCCCAGAAAATGGATATTTCTGCAAACAAGGTCTTGTTTACAAAGAAGCTAGAGTTTGTAGGTATTTACAGTCCTTAAGTGATAATGAATATTTCTACGGAATTCGATattaa
- the LOC142612780 gene encoding uncharacterized protein LOC142612780: protein MKTNQPKLKTQLFSCGFFRHCTQTVVSPTGSSAPHPPTFALSQSDPILPSPPPQLDTLPPPPPPPHRPTQPDFSSSSSSSSTSQSFTQWRFPLPQSPILPNPNQPHGFDPVPEPITHFGPPPPPISSTELQELFHVAEIQLSTGSDPDQLAALQLLERSLVPNPPSDPECPPELMSGVVRNLKTKAGAKPATKILFALCLAEGSRRVAVEAGAVGAVVEIAAELDDAAAERALAALELMCTVAEGAAELRAHALAVPVMVAMMGRMAARAKEYAISVLAVIYAGGALEDQGAPPVEEVARAVALALQGNCSARGRRKGAQLLKVLQEQQDEEEQDEDGEVEVEVEGEENEN, encoded by the coding sequence ATGAAAACTAATCAACCAAAGCTTAAGACCCAACTCTTCTCCTGTGGGTTTTTCCGCCACTGTACACAAACTGTTGTCAGCCCAACAGGCAGTAGTGCTCCTCACCCCCCAACTTTTGCTCTCTCACAATCTGATCCAATTCTTCCATCACCACCGCCACAACTCGACACGCTTCCCCCGCCACCACCGCCACCTCACCGACCCACGCAACCCGACTTCTCTTCATCATCCTCGTCCTCCTCAACCTCCCAAAGCTTCACCCAGTGGAGGTTCCCACTCCCACAGTCACCCATCCTTCCCAACCCGAATCAACCACACGGATTCGACCCGGTACCCGAACCCATTACCCATTTCGGGCCACCACCTCCACCCATTTCATCCACAGAACTCCAGGAACTCTTCCACGTAGCGGAGATCCAACTCAGCACCGGGTCGGATCCGGACCAACTCGCGGCACTACAACTCTTGGAGCGGTCACTCGTCCCAAACCCGCCATCCGACCCGGAATGCCCGCCCGAGCTAATGAGCGGGGTAGTGAGGAATTTGAAAACCAAAGCGGGAGCAAAGCCCGCAACGAAGATACTGTTCGCGCTTTGCTTAGCGGAGGGGAGCCGCCGCGTGGCGGTGGAGGCAGGTGCGGTGGGAGCAGTGGTTGAGATAGCGGCGGAGCTGGACGACGCGGCGGCTGAGCGTGCGTTGGCGGCTTTAGAGCTAATGTGCACGGTGGCGGAGGGCGCGGCGGAGCTGAGAGCACACGCTCTGGCCGTGCCGGTGATGGTGGCGATGATGGGGAGGATGGCGGCGCGTGCAAAAGAGTACGCCATCAGTGTGTTAGCCGTGATATACGCTGGGGGTGCGTTAGAGGATCAGGGGGCTCCGCCGGTAGAGGAGGTGGCGCGTGCGGTGGCGTTGGCATTGCAAGGGAATTGTAGTGCTAGGGGAAGGAGAAAGGGGGCCCAGCTGTTGAAAGTGCTTCAAGAACAACAAGATGAGGAAGAACAAGATGAAGACGGTGAAgttgaagttgaagttgaagGTGAAGAAAATGAGAACTGA
- the LOC142612779 gene encoding uncharacterized protein LOC142612779, with translation MAMAIRVFLLSLLFLSFADHSFSLYEDQAGLMDWHQQYIGKVKHAVFHTQKTGKKRVVVSTEENVLASLDLRHGQIFWRRVLGANDAIDGVDIVLGKYVITLSSEGSILRAWSLPDGLMVWESFLQGSKPSKSLLSVPINLTVDKDNVILVFGKGCLHAVSSIDGVVLWKKDFSAESIDVQQIIQPLGNDKIYIVGFVGSSQFDVYQINAKNGELIKHTSAAFPDGFFGEVLSVSSDMLVSLDSTKSILVTIGFQNGEISFKKTDISDLVGDHSGIADILPSKLSGVFAVKINTLLAFIRVTAEGVLEVVDKINNAAAVSDALSFSEGQQAFALVEHVDGKVLLTLKYSHDWNNDLLKESVEVGHQRGLVHKVFINNYIRTDRSYGFRALIVMEDHSLLLLQQGATVWSREEGLASIVDVTVSELPVEKAGVSVAKVEQNLFEWLKGHILKLKGTLMLASSEDIAAIQNMRLKSSEKSKMTRDHNGFRKLLIVLTRAGKLYALHTGDGRVVWSLLLPSLRKSGSCEHPTGLSVYQWQVPHHHAMDENPSVLVVGQCGPNSDASAVLSFVDTYTGQELNSLGLVHSVAQIIPLPFTDSTEQRLHLLVDTDKHAHLYPRTSEAIDIFQREFSNIYWYSVEADNGIIRGHVLNRNCIGEVVDEFCFDSRELWSIVFPSESEKIIATVTRKLNEVVHTQAKVVADQDVTYKYISKNLLFVATATPKASGKIGTATPEEASLVVYLIDTVTGRILHRMAHYGSQGPVHAVFSENWVVYHYFNLRAHRYEMSVIEIYDQSRADNKDVWKLVFGKHNLTSPISLFSRPEVIVKSQSYYFTHSVKTIAVTSTAKGITSKQLLIGTIGDQVLALDKRYLDPRRSVNPTQAEREEGIIPLTDSLPIIPQSYVTHALKVEDLRGIVTVPAKLESTTLAFAYGVDLFLTRMAPSRTYDSLTEDFSYALLLITIVALIAAIFVTWVLSERKELQDKWR, from the exons ATGGCCATGGCGATTAgggtttttcttctttctctattgTTCTTATCATTCGCTGATCACAGCTTTTCGCTTTACGAAGATCAAGCTGGCCTCATGGACTG GCATCAACAGTACATAGGGAAAGTGAAACACGCAGTGTTCCACACTCAAAAGACTGGGAAAAAGCGTGTTGTGGTGTCTACTGAAGAGAATGTCCTCGCTTCGCTTGATCTTCGCCACGGGCAGATTT TTTGGAGACGTGTTCTTGGGGCCAATGATGCCATCGATGGAGTTGATATTGTGCTGGGAAAAT ATGTCATTACACTTTCATCGGAGGGAAGCATTTTACGTGCATGGAGCCTTCCAGATGGGCTGATGGTGTGGGAATCTTTTCTTCAGGGTTCAAAGCCCTCTAAATCACTATTGTCTGTACCG ATAAATTTGACAGTTGACAAGGACAATGTGATTCTTGTTTTCGGTAAGGGATGTCTTCATGCTGTTTCTAGCATTGATGGTGTGGTTCTCTGGAAGAAGGATTTTTCAGCTGAAAG CATAGACGTTCAACAGATTATTCAGCCTCTTGGAAATGATAAAATCTACATTGTAGGTTTTGTTGGTTCTTCCCAGTTTGATGTTTATCAGATAAATGCTAAGAATGGAGAGTTGATCAAGCACACAAGTGCTGCCTTTCCTGATGGTTTTTTTGGGGAAGTATTATCAGTTTCAAGTGACATGCTTGTATCATTGGATAGCACTAAGTCAATTTTAGTAACAATTGGCTTTCAGAATGGAGAAATCAGCTTTAAAAAGACTGATATTTCAGATCTTGTCGGGGACCATTCTGGGATTGCAGACATATTACCTTCCAAGCTCTCAGGAGTTTTTGCTGTAAAGATCAATACACTTTTAGCATTCATAAGAGTGACAGCTGAAGGTGTTTTGGAGGTTGTTGACAAAATTAATAATGCAGCTGCTGTTAGTGATGCTCTCTCATTTTCAGAGGGTCAACAAGCTTTTGCACTAGTTGAACATGTGGATGGTAAGGTTCTCCTCACATTGAAGTATAGTCATGACTGGAATAATGATTTGCTCAAGGAGAGCGTAGAGGTGGGCCATCAGAGGGGGCTAGTGCACAAGGTTTTCATAAACAATTATATCCGCACAGACAGATCTTATGGGTTTAGGGCCTTGATTGTTATGGAAGATCATTCATTGTTGTTACTGCAACAAGGTGCAACTGTCTGGTCTAGGGAGGAAGGCTTAGCCTCAATTGTCGATGTAACAGTATCGGAACTACCCGTTGAAAAGGCAGGTGTCTCGGTAGCAAAAGTGGAGCAGAACCTCTTCGAGTGGCTTAAG GGACACATCCTGAAACTTAAGGGAACTTTGATGCTTGCAAGCTCTGAGGATATAGCAGCCATACAAAATATGAGACTGAAAAGTTCTGAGAAAAGCAAAATGACACGCGACCACAATGGTTTCCGGAAGCTGCTAATAGTTCTTACTAGAGCAGGAAAACTTTATGCCTTGCACACTGGAGATGGGCGGGTTGTCTGGTCTCTCTTACTGCCCTCTCTACGTAAATCAGGATCATGTGAACATCCAACTGGGCTTAGTGTGTATCAGTGGCAAGTGCCCCATCATCATGCCATGGACGAGAATCCTTCTGTCCTTGTTGTTGGTCAGTGTGGACCAAATTCGGATGCATCTGctgttctttcttttgttgataCTTACACAGGACAGGAGCTTAACTCTTTAGGACTCGTTCATTCTGTTGCACAAATTATTCCACTGCCATTTACAGATTCAACGGAACAGCGTCTTCATCTTCTTGTAGACACTGACAAGCATGCACATTTATACCCTAGAACTTCTGAGGCTATTGATATTTTCCAACGTGAGTTTTCAAACATATACTGGTACTCAGTTGAGGCTGATAATGGCATCATCAGAGGGCACGTTTTGAATAGAAATTGCATTGGTGAAGTAGTGGATGAATTCTGCTTTGACTCGAGGGAGTTGTGGTCAATTGTATTTCCATCTGAATCAGAAAAGATCATTGCAACTGTCACAAGAAAATTGAATGAG GTGGTTCATACTCAAGCAAAGGTTGTAGCTGACCAAGATGtgacatataaatatatatcaaaaaatcTACTCTTTGTGGCAACTGCTACACCAAAAGCCAGTGGTAAAATTGGAACAGCCACCCCGGAGGAGGCATCGTTGGTTGTATACCTCATTGATACTGTAACTGGTCGTATATTGCACCGGATGGCTCATTATGGTTCGCAGGGTCCTGTTCATGCT gtttttagTGAGAACTGGGTTGTGTACCACTACTTCAATCTTAGAGCACACCGATATGAGATGTCAGTTATTGAGATCTATGATCAGTCTCGGGCG GACAACAAGGATGTCTGGAAGCTAGTGTTTGGAAAGCATAATCTTACTTCACCAATTTCCTTGTTTTCTCGACCAGAGGTCATCGTAAAATCACAGTCTTACTATTTCACGCATTCTGTGAAAACAATAGCAGTGACATCAACGGCCAAGGGTATAACTTCAAAGCAACTTCTTATTGGTACAATTGGTGATCAG GTGTTGGCTCTTGATAAGCGTTATTTAGATCCTCGTCGATCTGTCAACCCTACacaagctgagagagaagaaggCATTATACCTCTTACAGATTCTTTGCCCATCATTCCTCAG TCTTATGTGACGCATGCTCTTAAAGTGGAAGATCTCCGAGGCATTGTTACAGTACCTGCCAAGTTGGAGTCCACAACTCTTGCCTTTGCATATGGAGTGGATCTCTTTCTCACTCGAATGGCACCCTCAAGGACATATGATTCACTCACAGAAGATTTCAGCTATGCTTTGCTGCTGATCACAATTGTTGCCCTCATTGCAGCAATCTTTGTGACCTGGGTTTTGTCGGAGAGGAAAGAACTACAAGATAAGTGGAGGTGA